From the genome of Candidatus Krumholzibacteriia bacterium:
CCGCCTTGCCGGCACCGCGCCTCGGCTACGCCGGCGCTCTGGCGGAGTGGATCGATTTCGCTCTCTTCGCCCGCTTGGCGGCGGCGTTTCCCCAGGCGAGCCTCGTCCTGGTCGGGCCGGTGGTCGGCGCAGCGGCGCCGCTCGAACAGCTCCTCGCCGCGCATCGCAACGTCCACTGGCTCGGCTCGGTGCCGCACACCGAGCTGCCGCAGTACGTGGCGGGCATGGATGTCTGCCTCATCCCCTTCCGCTCCACGCCGCTGACCCGCGGCGTCGCGCCGAACAAGCTCTACGAGTACTTCGCTCTCGGCAAGCCCGTGGTGAGCACGGACTTTTCGCCCTGGGTGCGGGGTTTCGAACCGTTGCTCCAGGTCGCGGCGACACCGGAGGCGGTGCTGGCGGCAGTGCGCGCGTCCCTGGCGACGCTCGGGGACGTGGCGGCGCGGCGGAGCCTGGCGCGGGAGCACAGCTGGGAGCGCTCGGCGGCGGCGATGGTGCAGCTCTTGGAACGTCTCGCAGGGACCGCGAAGCAACCGCTATAATCGCCGGCGTTCCGCCTCCGTTGCCGCCGAACCCTTTCCACTTGGGGAGGAAGCGCGTGGACCGTACCGCCCGCGACCTGGTGCAACTGCTCCGTTCTCCCGACGGGAACCTGCGTCTCGCGGCGCTGCGCGTGGTCACGGCGCTGGAGCTGCGGCACAAATCGGTCTTGGAAGCCATCGCCGCCAGCCTCGAGTCGGAGACCGAGGCGGTGCGGATCCAGGCACTGCAAGGTCTCGCCCAGCTCGGTCCGGCGACCGCGGTGGATCTGGTGGCACCGATGCTCCTGGAATCGGGAGCGGTCCGGCAAGTCGCCGCCCGCGTCCTGGCTCTGGGCGGCGCGGCCGCGGTGCCGGCGCTACGGCGCCAGTATGCCAAGGCCGATCACCACGGCAAGCGCGCCATCGCTTCCACCCTCGCAGAGATCGGCGGGACGACGGTCTTCGACTTCCTGCTGCGCCGCATGGCGGAAGAAGAGCTGGAGCTGGCGAAACATCTCACCCAGTGCCTACGTGGCCTCCTCGGCCGGCTGCCCGCGCCGGCTCGCCTCGCGGCGCTGCGGGGAGTGCACAAGTTCCTGCGCGAGCCGCGGACGAAGAAGAGCCCGCATGCCCTCGTCGGTTGCTTGATCCTCCTGGGCGGCGTCAGCGAGCCCAAAGCGGTGGAGGCAGCGCGGCGTGTTCTCTTCGAGGCGCTGGCGGCGGCGCAGCCCGAGGCGGTGCGGCGCAACGCGGCGATCTCCCTCGCCCACCTGCCCGTCCAGCCCAAGGAGTCCAAGACCCTGCTGGTGAAGCTGTTGCCCTTCCTCGGCGAGAAGGAGTGGAGCCCGGCGCCGCAGCACCTGCTGCCCTTGCTGCAGAAGCTCGAGCTCGAGCCGGGGGTCAGGCTGGCACTGCTCCCGTTGCTGCGCCAAAGCCCGCACGAGGCAGTGCGACTCCACGTGCTCGAGCGCCTGCGCGGCGTCGACAAGCCGGAGGCGGTGCGGGCCGTCGTGCCCTTCCTGAGCGCCGAGCACCCGCGCCTGCGCGAAGCCGCCGAGGCCACGCTCAAGACCATGCCGGGGGCGATCGGCATGCTCTTCGCGCTCCTCGTCGGTTCGCCGGCGGGCGAGACGGCGCAGCGCGTGCAGTGGGTGCTGCGTGCGTACCCCGATGGGGCACGGAAGAAGTACGCCGCGGTCGCCGCCGAAAAAGCCTTGGAGCTGTTCGAGAAGGGCAAGCCGGGGGCAGAGGTGTTCCTCGACTTCGCGAGCAGCGCCGAGCCGGCGGCGCTGCAGAAGCGGGTGACGGCGCGCATCGAGAGCGTCAAACGGGGCAGCTCGCGCGAGCGCTGGCAGCGCCTGGCGAGCCTGTACGAGCTCCTCGACGCCCGCAACCTCCTCGCCGGCGCGCAGCGCTACGACTATGGTCTGGCGCTGCTGCGCGCCAGCCGCAAGGACGTGCAGCAGAAGGAGCGGCACGCCGATCCGTCGCTGCAGGTTCTGACGCGCCTGGCGCGTCACGATGGTGCCGCACTCGTCCGCGCCCTGGCGGCGGAGAAGGGGCTCGGGGCCGAGGACTACTACTACCTCGGCTTCCATTGGAGCGAGGGTCCGGAAGAGCTGCGTGGCCACGGGGCGGCGTTGCTCGAACATCTGGCGAGCCGCTACCCGCGGCACAAGCTGCGCCGCGCCGCGCAGCACAAGCTCGACCTCCTCGGTCGGGGCGGCGGCGCGGCATGACCATGGCGCTGCGCCCGCTGCCGCCGGGCCTCCGGCCGGACGAGGTGGAGAAGCTCCGCTGGGAAGCCTTCGGTCACCGGCAAAAGAGCAGCATTCTTTCGCCCGACGATTTGGTGCGCTTCACCGCGGCGCGAGGCTTCGTGCTGCGTCTCCCCGAAGCGGGACTGCACTACCCGAGCATCTTGGAAGCCGCCGTCGGCCGGCCGCTCCTCGAGCATGGTTTCGACGAACGCGGCCGCAAGGCGGATGGGTGGGTGCGGGAGAGCGTCGCGTCCGGCCGCCTTCTGCATGCGGCAGTGCTGGCGCAGCGGGCGACGTTGGTGGACCGTGGGTTCGTCGCCGATTTCTTCGCTCTCTCGGGCCACCAGGGCGACCTGGAGGATCACGTGCGGGCGCAACGGCGCGGCCAGTTGAGCGCCGAGGCGGCGGCGCTCTGCGCCTGGCTCGTCCGCGAAGGGCGTCCCCTGGCGCAGTCCGAGCTGGCGTCGCTGCTGCAGATGCGTGGCGCTCTCGGGGCGCGGCGGCTGCGCCAGCGCCTCGACGAAGCCGTGCAGCGTCTGCTCGTGGTCCCGGTGGCATGGCGCGCCCAAGATGAGAGCGGGAAGGGGATGGAACCCGTCTGCGACCTGTTCCCCCGGGCCTTCGCCGACTGCGTGGAGAAAGGACGCGCGACCTCTCCCGAAGCGGCACGGCAGCGTCTCGCTTGCCGCTACCTGCGCAACGTCCTCGTCGAGGCGAGCCACGAGATGTCCCGCGTCCTCGGCTGGGCCGACGCCG
Proteins encoded in this window:
- a CDS encoding HEAT repeat domain-containing protein, encoding MDRTARDLVQLLRSPDGNLRLAALRVVTALELRHKSVLEAIAASLESETEAVRIQALQGLAQLGPATAVDLVAPMLLESGAVRQVAARVLALGGAAAVPALRRQYAKADHHGKRAIASTLAEIGGTTVFDFLLRRMAEEELELAKHLTQCLRGLLGRLPAPARLAALRGVHKFLREPRTKKSPHALVGCLILLGGVSEPKAVEAARRVLFEALAAAQPEAVRRNAAISLAHLPVQPKESKTLLVKLLPFLGEKEWSPAPQHLLPLLQKLELEPGVRLALLPLLRQSPHEAVRLHVLERLRGVDKPEAVRAVVPFLSAEHPRLREAAEATLKTMPGAIGMLFALLVGSPAGETAQRVQWVLRAYPDGARKKYAAVAAEKALELFEKGKPGAEVFLDFASSAEPAALQKRVTARIESVKRGSSRERWQRLASLYELLDARNLLAGAQRYDYGLALLRASRKDVQQKERHADPSLQVLTRLARHDGAALVRALAAEKGLGAEDYYYLGFHWSEGPEELRGHGAALLEHLASRYPRHKLRRAAQHKLDLLGRGGGAA